From Alkalilimnicola sp. S0819, the proteins below share one genomic window:
- the moeB gene encoding molybdopterin-synthase adenylyltransferase MoeB, with the protein MTEQNPLSPEEMLRYSRHLRLAEFGLDGQLALRASRVLVIGAGGLGSPVALYLAAAGVGTLGLADFDTVEAHNLQRQILHGEADIDRPKIESARDRIAALNSHIRVRLHPDGVTPDNALALFAEYDLIVDGSDNFSTRYLNTDAAYLAGKPLVYGSISRFEGQLALFHPAAGGPCYRCLFPEPPEPGSVPNCGEAGVLGAICGIIGSLQAIEAIKQLAGIGESMRERLLLVDALAMQTRSIRLRRDPDCPLCGERPRINGLDAERYPVFCAAASPDRADEEEGIPQWSAERVRAEQDAGAPLLLDVREPHERAICHIAGSLHIPMGEVAGRLEDLPADRTVVVYCHQGGRSQRIALLLREQGRERVVNLAGGIDAWAARIEPDMPRY; encoded by the coding sequence ATGACAGAGCAAAACCCCCTGAGCCCTGAGGAAATGCTGCGTTACAGCCGCCACCTGCGCCTGGCCGAATTCGGCCTGGACGGCCAGCTGGCTCTACGGGCGAGCCGGGTGCTGGTGATCGGCGCCGGCGGGCTGGGCAGCCCCGTGGCCCTGTACCTGGCCGCGGCCGGTGTCGGCACCCTGGGATTGGCGGATTTCGATACCGTGGAGGCGCACAATCTGCAGCGCCAGATTCTCCATGGCGAGGCGGATATCGACCGGCCCAAGATCGAGTCGGCGCGGGACCGCATCGCGGCGTTGAATTCCCACATCCGCGTGCGCCTGCACCCGGACGGGGTGACACCGGACAATGCCCTGGCGCTGTTCGCCGAGTATGATTTGATCGTGGACGGCTCGGACAATTTCTCCACCCGTTATCTGAACACCGATGCGGCGTATCTGGCCGGCAAGCCCCTGGTGTACGGCAGTATTTCCCGCTTCGAGGGGCAGCTGGCGCTGTTTCACCCGGCCGCCGGCGGGCCTTGTTACCGTTGCCTGTTCCCGGAACCGCCGGAGCCGGGCAGCGTGCCCAACTGCGGCGAGGCCGGTGTGCTGGGGGCGATCTGCGGGATCATCGGCAGCCTGCAGGCCATCGAGGCGATCAAGCAGCTGGCGGGCATCGGCGAGAGCATGCGCGAGCGCTTGTTGCTGGTGGATGCGCTCGCCATGCAGACCCGCAGCATCAGGCTGCGTCGCGATCCGGACTGCCCGCTGTGCGGCGAGCGCCCGCGCATCAACGGCCTCGACGCGGAGCGTTATCCGGTGTTCTGTGCCGCCGCGTCGCCGGATAGGGCGGACGAGGAAGAGGGCATTCCCCAATGGAGCGCGGAGCGGGTGCGGGCCGAGCAAGACGCCGGTGCGCCCCTGCTGCTGGATGTGCGCGAGCCCCATGAGCGGGCCATTTGCCATATCGCCGGCAGTCTGCACATCCCCATGGGCGAGGTGGCCGGGCGGCTGGAGGACTTGCCGGCGGATCGCACGGTGGTGGTGTACTGCCACCAGGGCGGGCGCAGCCAACGCATTGCCCTGCTGTTGCGCGAGCAGGGCCGCGAGCGGGTGGTCAACCTCGCCGGCGGCATCGACGCCTGGGCGGCCCGCATCGAGCCGGACATGCCGCGTTATTGA
- the glmU gene encoding bifunctional UDP-N-acetylglucosamine diphosphorylase/glucosamine-1-phosphate N-acetyltransferase GlmU gives MKLSVVILAAGRGTRMRSDLPKVAHRLAGRPMLAHVVETAERLKPAAIHVVYGHGGERVRAALRGAPVSWVEQARQLGTGHAVNQALPAIPDDHRVLVLYGDVPLVSAETLARLVEPNPQGVNLLTVTLDDPHGYGRIVRDDRGVQRIVEQKDASPRELAIKECNTGLLVAPAEPLRRWLGSLSNDNAQGEYYLTDIIERAVGEGLCVEAVSAADADEVQGCNDRVQLARLERAYQRRAAQRLMREGVALADPARFDLRGTLSTGRDCYLDVGCVFEGTVRLGHNVEIGPHCVIRNADIGDGCRIESHSVIDGARLAAECRIGPYARLRPGSELARGAKVGNFVETKQTRLGEGAKVNHLSYIGDAEVGAGTNIGAGTITCNYDGANKHRTEIGAGAFIGSGTQLVAPVRIGEGATIGAGSTIGKNAPADALTLTRAPQKSLRGWRRPRKNED, from the coding sequence ATGAAGCTCAGCGTCGTCATCCTAGCCGCCGGCCGCGGCACCCGCATGCGCTCTGATCTGCCCAAGGTGGCGCATCGCCTGGCCGGCCGGCCGATGCTCGCGCATGTGGTGGAAACCGCCGAACGCCTCAAGCCCGCCGCCATCCATGTGGTCTACGGTCACGGCGGCGAGCGGGTGCGTGCCGCTCTGCGAGGCGCGCCGGTAAGCTGGGTGGAGCAGGCCAGGCAGCTAGGCACCGGTCATGCGGTGAATCAGGCCCTGCCCGCCATTCCCGACGATCACCGGGTGCTGGTGCTCTATGGCGATGTGCCCCTGGTGAGCGCCGAGACCCTCGCCCGGCTGGTGGAGCCCAACCCCCAAGGGGTGAACCTGCTCACCGTCACGCTGGACGACCCCCACGGCTATGGCCGCATCGTCCGCGACGACCGGGGCGTGCAGCGCATCGTCGAGCAGAAGGACGCCAGCCCCCGGGAGTTGGCGATCAAGGAGTGCAACACCGGGCTGTTGGTGGCCCCCGCCGAGCCCCTGCGCCGCTGGCTGGGCAGTCTTTCCAACGACAATGCCCAGGGTGAGTACTACCTGACCGACATCATAGAGCGCGCGGTGGGTGAGGGGCTCTGCGTGGAGGCGGTGAGCGCGGCGGATGCGGACGAGGTTCAGGGCTGCAACGACCGGGTGCAGCTCGCCCGCCTCGAGCGCGCCTACCAGCGCCGCGCCGCCCAGCGGCTGATGCGCGAGGGCGTGGCCCTGGCGGACCCCGCCCGTTTCGACCTGCGCGGCACGCTCAGCACCGGCCGCGACTGCTACCTGGACGTGGGCTGTGTCTTCGAAGGCACGGTGCGCCTGGGCCACAATGTGGAGATCGGTCCCCATTGCGTGATCCGTAACGCGGACATCGGCGATGGCTGCCGGATAGAGTCCCATAGTGTCATCGACGGCGCGCGGCTCGCCGCCGAGTGTCGCATCGGCCCCTACGCGCGCCTGCGCCCGGGCAGCGAGCTGGCGCGCGGCGCCAAGGTGGGCAACTTCGTCGAGACCAAACAGACGCGCCTTGGCGAGGGCGCCAAGGTCAATCACCTGAGCTACATTGGCGACGCCGAGGTGGGTGCGGGCACCAACATCGGCGCCGGCACCATTACCTGCAATTATGACGGCGCCAACAAGCACCGCACCGAGATCGGCGCCGGCGCCTTCATCGGCTCCGGCACCCAGCTGGTCGCGCCGGTGCGCATTGGCGAGGGGGCGACCATCGGCGCCGGCTCCACCATCGGCAAGAACGCCCCGGCCGATGCCCTGACCCTGACACGCGCCCCGCAAAAGAGCCTGCGCGGCTGGCGCCGTCCGCGAAAGAACGAGGATTGA
- the atpG gene encoding F0F1 ATP synthase subunit gamma, with protein sequence MAGAKEIRTQIKSVQNTQKITTAMQMVAASKMRTAQQRMSAARPYAEKIRQVIGHLAQANPEYRHPFLVEREAKRIGYIVVSSDRGLAGGLNSNLFRKVLPELKAAQNAGQDVDLCLIGNKAVQFFGRLDANVVAQTTQLGDRPRLQDLIGAIKVMLDAYRAGTLDKVVLCYNEFVNTMTQAPTTEQLLPVPPSEDMARSHSWDYLYEPSAPEALDQLLVRYVESVVYQSVVENIASEQAARMVAMKAASDNAGQLIDDLQLAYNKARQAAITQELSEIVAGAGAV encoded by the coding sequence ATGGCCGGTGCTAAAGAGATCCGGACCCAGATCAAAAGCGTTCAGAACACGCAGAAGATCACCACCGCGATGCAGATGGTCGCGGCCTCGAAGATGCGGACTGCCCAGCAGCGCATGAGCGCGGCGCGTCCGTACGCCGAGAAGATCCGGCAGGTGATCGGCCATCTGGCCCAAGCCAATCCCGAGTACCGTCACCCGTTCCTGGTGGAACGGGAGGCGAAGCGGATTGGCTACATCGTCGTCTCCTCCGACCGGGGCCTGGCCGGCGGCCTGAACAGCAACCTGTTCCGCAAGGTCTTGCCCGAGCTGAAGGCGGCACAGAACGCGGGCCAGGATGTGGATCTGTGCCTGATCGGCAACAAGGCGGTGCAGTTCTTCGGTCGACTCGACGCCAATGTCGTGGCGCAGACCACGCAGCTGGGGGATCGCCCCCGTCTGCAGGATCTGATCGGTGCCATCAAGGTGATGCTGGATGCCTACCGGGCCGGCACCCTGGACAAGGTGGTGCTCTGCTACAACGAGTTCGTGAACACCATGACCCAGGCGCCGACCACCGAGCAGTTGCTGCCGGTGCCGCCGTCCGAGGACATGGCGCGCAGTCATTCCTGGGATTACCTCTACGAGCCCAGCGCTCCAGAGGCCCTGGACCAGTTGCTGGTGCGCTACGTGGAATCGGTGGTGTATCAGTCCGTGGTAGAGAACATCGCCAGCGAACAGGCCGCGCGGATGGTGGCTATGAAGGCCGCCTCCGACAACGCCGGACAGCTGATCGACGACCTGCAGCTGGCCTACAACAAGGCCCGCCAGGCGGCGATTACGCAGGAGCTGTCGGAAATCGTCGCCGGTGCCGGAGCGGTCTGA
- the atpD gene encoding F0F1 ATP synthase subunit beta encodes MSSGNIVQIIGAVVDVEFPRESVPKVYDALTVEEAGLTLEVQQQIGDGVVRTIAMGTTDGLKRGLAVANTGAPISVPVGKKTLGRIMDVLGRPIDEAGEIGNEDVWAIHRDAPSYEEQAASQELLETGIKVIDLICPFAKGGKVGLFGGAGVGKTVNMMELIRNIAIEHSGYSVFAGVGERTREGNDFYHEMKDSNVLDKVALVYGQMNEPPGNRLRVALTGLTMAEYFRDEGRDVLLFVDNIYRYTLAGTEVSALLGRMPSAVGYQPTLAEEMGVLQERITSTKTGSITSIQAVYVPADDLTDPSPATTFAHLDATVVLSRDIASLGIYPAVDPLDSTSRQLDPLVIGEEHYNTARAVQGTLQRYKELKDIIAILGMDELSEEDKQIVSRARKIQRFLSQPFFVAEVFTGAPGKYVSLKDTIRGFQGIVDGEYDHLPEQAFYMVGTIEEAVEKANTL; translated from the coding sequence ATGAGTTCAGGAAATATTGTCCAGATCATCGGCGCCGTGGTGGACGTGGAGTTCCCCCGTGAGTCCGTGCCGAAAGTGTACGACGCGCTGACCGTGGAAGAAGCCGGCCTGACGCTGGAAGTCCAGCAGCAGATCGGTGACGGCGTGGTCCGCACCATCGCCATGGGTACCACCGATGGCCTCAAGCGCGGCCTGGCCGTGGCCAACACCGGCGCCCCCATCTCCGTGCCCGTGGGCAAGAAGACCCTGGGCCGGATCATGGACGTGCTGGGTCGGCCCATCGACGAAGCCGGCGAGATTGGTAACGAAGACGTCTGGGCGATCCATCGCGACGCCCCCTCCTACGAGGAGCAGGCCGCCAGCCAGGAGCTGCTGGAGACCGGCATCAAGGTCATCGACCTGATCTGCCCCTTCGCCAAGGGCGGCAAGGTCGGCCTGTTCGGCGGCGCCGGTGTGGGCAAGACCGTCAACATGATGGAGCTGATCCGCAACATCGCCATCGAGCACAGCGGCTACTCCGTGTTCGCCGGCGTGGGTGAGCGTACCCGTGAGGGTAACGACTTCTACCACGAGATGAAGGACTCCAACGTCCTCGACAAGGTGGCACTGGTCTACGGCCAGATGAACGAGCCGCCGGGCAACCGCCTGCGCGTGGCGCTGACCGGCCTGACCATGGCCGAGTACTTCCGCGACGAAGGCCGCGACGTGCTGCTGTTCGTGGACAACATCTACCGCTACACCCTGGCCGGCACCGAGGTTTCCGCGCTGCTGGGCCGCATGCCCTCCGCGGTGGGTTACCAGCCGACCCTGGCCGAGGAAATGGGCGTGCTGCAGGAGCGCATCACCTCCACCAAGACCGGTTCGATCACCTCCATCCAGGCCGTATACGTGCCCGCGGATGACCTGACCGACCCGTCCCCGGCCACCACCTTCGCCCATCTGGACGCGACCGTGGTGCTCTCCCGCGACATCGCCTCGTTGGGTATCTACCCGGCGGTGGACCCGCTGGATTCCACCTCCCGACAGCTGGACCCGCTGGTCATCGGCGAGGAGCACTACAACACCGCCCGCGCCGTGCAGGGTACCCTGCAGCGCTACAAGGAGCTGAAGGACATCATTGCGATCCTGGGCATGGACGAGCTGTCCGAAGAGGACAAGCAGATCGTCTCCCGGGCGCGCAAGATCCAACGCTTCCTCTCCCAGCCCTTCTTCGTGGCGGAAGTGTTCACCGGCGCCCCCGGCAAGTACGTCTCGCTCAAGGACACCATCCGTGGTTTCCAGGGCATCGTCGATGGCGAGTACGATCACCTGCCGGAGCAGGCCTTCTACATGGTCGGCACCATCGAGGAAGCCGTCGAGAAGGCGAACACACTTTAA
- a CDS encoding F0F1 ATP synthase subunit delta: MAETNTVARPYAQGVFKLAREQNALQAWTDMLQFAATVVAHPDLRSALGTPRLTGEQKLELLFDICGDKLNEHGQNLIRLLIENDRLTLLPAIAEQFYALRAEAERTVDATLVTAQVVDEDLRKQLAEALERRLERRVNLRTEVDETLVGGAVIRAGDLVIDGSVQGKLKRLAGALSR; encoded by the coding sequence ATGGCGGAGACCAACACCGTCGCCCGGCCTTACGCCCAGGGCGTCTTCAAACTCGCGCGTGAGCAGAATGCGCTGCAAGCATGGACCGACATGCTGCAGTTCGCCGCCACCGTGGTCGCTCATCCGGATCTGCGTTCCGCGCTGGGCACCCCGCGGCTGACCGGTGAGCAGAAACTCGAACTGCTGTTCGATATCTGCGGCGACAAGCTCAACGAGCACGGGCAGAACCTGATCCGTCTGCTGATCGAAAACGATCGGCTGACCCTGCTGCCCGCCATCGCCGAGCAGTTTTACGCCCTGCGTGCCGAGGCCGAGCGCACCGTGGATGCCACCCTGGTTACCGCGCAAGTGGTGGACGAGGACCTGCGCAAGCAGTTGGCCGAGGCCCTGGAACGCCGCCTGGAGCGCCGCGTCAACCTCCGTACCGAGGTAGACGAGACGCTGGTGGGTGGGGCAGTGATTCGCGCAGGCGACCTAGTCATCGACGGTTCGGTGCAAGGCAAGCTGAAACGGCTGGCCGGCGCCTTGAGCCGCTAA
- a CDS encoding YcaO-like family protein — translation MNEQRVIPGQAADSRHGTQRLVAPARTLARIKPMLANMGITRCLDITGLDCLGIPVFCATRPHSPVLQISGGKGMEPDQARVAALMASIELYHAETPEPQRLRRASAARLAAEGARPLHPEALSEALGNHYSDRRQLYWTEGRDLISGGVVQVPASAVYFCEPALCATSTNGLASGNHPVEASLHALYELIERDAVSRLSVDGKPRIREAVRVVDMRTVDEPLLLELHQRIRAADSELVLMAVPGPLPVHTFWAVLLNRAPFSAMSTLNPGYGCHSDPTSAAAVAITEAAQARAICIHGSREDIMDKPVYRARNTREEAAYRDFDALRPNARWADVREAVSAPRGDLFQVHQALLDAMAQAGLGPVYSFDLSKPRFGLPVIKLIAPALRFNRAVL, via the coding sequence ATGAACGAACAGCGTGTGATACCAGGCCAGGCGGCGGATTCCCGCCACGGCACCCAGCGCCTGGTGGCGCCGGCGCGGACCCTGGCGCGGATCAAGCCCATGCTCGCCAATATGGGCATTACCCGCTGCCTGGACATCACCGGGCTGGATTGCCTGGGGATTCCGGTGTTCTGCGCCACCCGGCCCCATTCGCCGGTGTTGCAGATCTCCGGCGGCAAGGGCATGGAGCCCGATCAAGCCCGGGTCGCCGCATTGATGGCGTCCATCGAGCTGTATCATGCGGAAACGCCCGAACCCCAGCGGCTGCGCCGGGCCAGTGCCGCGCGGCTCGCCGCCGAAGGCGCACGGCCCCTGCACCCGGAGGCCCTGAGCGAAGCGTTGGGTAATCATTACAGCGACCGGCGCCAGCTGTACTGGACCGAAGGCCGGGATCTGATCTCGGGAGGCGTGGTGCAGGTGCCCGCCAGCGCAGTGTACTTTTGCGAGCCCGCGCTGTGCGCCACGTCCACCAACGGGCTTGCCAGCGGCAATCACCCGGTGGAGGCCAGCCTGCACGCGCTCTATGAATTGATCGAGCGGGATGCGGTGTCGCGGCTGAGCGTGGACGGCAAGCCGCGCATCCGCGAGGCAGTCCGGGTGGTGGATATGCGCACGGTGGACGAACCGCTGCTGCTGGAACTCCACCAGCGAATACGCGCCGCAGACAGCGAGCTGGTGCTGATGGCCGTGCCCGGTCCCCTGCCGGTGCACACCTTCTGGGCAGTATTGCTCAACCGCGCGCCCTTCAGTGCCATGTCCACCCTGAACCCGGGCTACGGCTGCCATAGCGACCCGACGAGCGCCGCCGCCGTCGCCATCACCGAGGCCGCCCAGGCCCGGGCCATCTGCATCCACGGCTCCCGGGAAGACATCATGGACAAGCCAGTGTATCGGGCGCGCAACACTCGGGAAGAGGCGGCCTACCGCGACTTCGACGCCCTGCGCCCCAATGCCCGTTGGGCCGACGTGCGCGAGGCGGTATCCGCCCCTCGGGGGGATCTTTTCCAGGTTCACCAGGCACTGCTGGACGCCATGGCCCAGGCGGGGCTTGGACCGGTGTACAGTTTCGATCTGAGCAAGCCGCGCTTCGGCCTTCCGGTGATCAAGCTGATCGCGCCGGCCCTGCGCTTCAACCGCGCGGTCCTTTGA
- the atpA gene encoding F0F1 ATP synthase subunit alpha, protein MQLNPTEISDLIKQRLEKFEVVAEARTEGTVVSVTDGIVRIHGLADVMQGEMLEFPGDTFGMALNLERDSVGAVVLGDYQHISEGDSVKTTGRILEVPVGEPLLGRVVDALGNPIDGKGAINTDKTSPVEKVAPGVISRQSVDQPVQTGLKSVDAMIPIGRGQRELIIGDRQTGKTAVAVDAIINQKGTGIKCIYVAVGQKASSIASVVRKLEEHGAMEHTIVVAASASESAAEQFIAPYAGCAMGEYFRDRGEDALIIYDDLTKQAWAYRQVSLLLRRPPGREAYPGDVFYLHSRLLERAARINAEEVEKLTNGEVKGKTGSLTALPIIETQAGDVSAFVPTNVISITDGQIFLETDLFNAGIRPAINAGISVSRVGGAAQTKIIKKLGGGIRLALAQYRELAAFAQFASDLDEATRKQLERGQRATELMKQGQYSPLNIAEMSASLFAINEGYLDDVEIEKVGDFEHGLHAYLRNNAPELVKQINETGDYNADIEAGLRKAVEDFKSAGTW, encoded by the coding sequence ATGCAACTCAATCCGACCGAAATCAGTGATCTGATCAAACAGCGCCTCGAGAAGTTCGAGGTGGTGGCGGAAGCGCGCACGGAAGGTACCGTGGTCAGCGTGACCGACGGCATCGTGCGCATTCACGGCCTGGCCGACGTCATGCAGGGTGAGATGCTCGAATTCCCGGGCGACACCTTCGGCATGGCCTTGAACCTGGAGCGCGACTCCGTGGGTGCGGTGGTGTTGGGCGACTACCAGCACATTTCCGAGGGCGATTCGGTAAAGACCACCGGACGCATCCTGGAAGTGCCGGTGGGCGAGCCGCTGCTGGGCCGCGTGGTGGATGCGCTGGGCAACCCCATCGACGGCAAGGGCGCGATCAACACCGACAAGACCTCCCCGGTGGAGAAAGTGGCGCCGGGCGTCATCTCCCGTCAGTCCGTGGACCAGCCGGTGCAGACCGGGCTGAAGTCCGTGGACGCCATGATTCCGATCGGTCGTGGTCAGCGTGAGCTGATCATCGGCGACCGCCAGACCGGCAAGACCGCCGTGGCGGTGGATGCGATCATCAACCAGAAGGGCACCGGCATTAAGTGCATCTACGTGGCGGTGGGCCAGAAGGCCTCTTCCATCGCCAGCGTGGTGCGCAAGCTCGAGGAGCACGGCGCGATGGAACACACCATCGTGGTCGCCGCGTCCGCTTCCGAGTCCGCCGCCGAGCAGTTCATCGCCCCGTACGCCGGTTGCGCCATGGGCGAGTACTTCCGTGACCGCGGCGAAGACGCCCTGATCATCTACGACGACCTGACCAAGCAGGCCTGGGCCTATCGCCAGGTGTCCCTGCTGCTGCGCCGCCCGCCGGGCCGTGAAGCGTATCCGGGTGACGTCTTCTACCTGCATTCCCGTCTGCTGGAGCGCGCCGCGCGCATCAACGCCGAGGAAGTGGAAAAGCTCACCAACGGTGAAGTGAAGGGCAAGACCGGTTCCTTGACCGCGCTGCCCATCATCGAGACCCAGGCCGGAGACGTGTCCGCCTTCGTGCCGACCAACGTGATCTCCATCACCGACGGTCAGATCTTCCTGGAGACGGACCTGTTCAACGCGGGTATCCGTCCGGCCATCAACGCCGGTATCTCGGTCTCCCGTGTGGGTGGCGCCGCCCAGACCAAGATCATCAAGAAGCTCGGCGGCGGTATCCGTCTGGCACTTGCCCAGTACCGGGAGCTCGCGGCCTTCGCCCAGTTCGCGTCCGACCTGGACGAGGCTACCCGCAAGCAGCTGGAGCGCGGCCAGCGGGCCACCGAGCTGATGAAACAGGGCCAGTACTCGCCGCTGAACATCGCCGAGATGAGTGCCTCCCTGTTCGCCATCAACGAGGGCTACCTCGATGATGTGGAGATCGAGAAGGTTGGCGATTTCGAGCACGGCCTGCATGCCTACCTGCGCAACAACGCGCCGGAGCTGGTGAAGCAGATCAACGAGACCGGTGACTATAACGCCGACATCGAGGCCGGTCTGCGCAAGGCCGTCGAGGACTTCAAGTCCGCCGGAACCTGGTAA
- the idi gene encoding isopentenyl-diphosphate Delta-isomerase: MNDAAERVLLVDAQDRVLGTRGKLQAHREGALHRAFSLLLFDDQQRLLLQRRALSKYHCAGLWSNTCCSHPRPGEATDAAVARRLDEELGMRAEAHFAYSFQYRAALAGGLVEHELDHVYLGRAQGTTRPDPAEVMDLRYESLPTLRQAIEQRPQDYTPWLALILQDPRLEESLTKAGIV; this comes from the coding sequence ATGAACGATGCCGCCGAACGGGTCCTGCTGGTGGACGCCCAGGACCGGGTACTCGGCACCCGCGGGAAGCTGCAGGCCCACCGCGAGGGCGCCCTGCACCGGGCCTTTTCCCTGCTGCTGTTCGACGATCAGCAGCGCTTGCTGCTGCAGCGCCGAGCGCTGAGCAAATACCATTGCGCCGGGCTTTGGAGCAACACCTGCTGCAGCCACCCGCGCCCGGGCGAGGCCACGGACGCCGCCGTGGCCCGGCGGCTGGACGAGGAGCTCGGGATGCGGGCCGAGGCACACTTCGCCTACTCCTTCCAATACCGCGCGGCGCTTGCCGGCGGCCTGGTGGAGCACGAACTGGACCACGTCTACCTGGGCCGCGCCCAGGGAACGACGCGCCCCGACCCGGCCGAGGTCATGGACTTGCGCTATGAGTCACTGCCCACGCTGAGGCAGGCCATCGAACAACGGCCCCAGGACTACACTCCCTGGCTGGCATTGATCCTCCAAGACCCCCGTCTCGAGGAATCACTGACCAAGGCCGGGATCGTCTGA
- a CDS encoding F0F1 ATP synthase subunit epsilon, protein MAMTMHVNIVSAEEEVYSGTAEFILARAAEGEVGILPRHMPMLAQLKPGEVMVRAQGGEEQFFYVSGGLMEVQPHVVTVLADAATRAKDLDEAAAQEAIKRAEEAMKNQDAKIEYATAQAQLAEAAAQLRTLQRVRKTLGR, encoded by the coding sequence ATGGCCATGACCATGCATGTGAATATCGTAAGCGCGGAAGAAGAGGTGTATTCGGGTACCGCCGAGTTCATCCTGGCCCGTGCCGCCGAGGGCGAGGTGGGCATCTTGCCCCGCCATATGCCCATGCTCGCTCAGCTCAAGCCGGGTGAAGTCATGGTGCGCGCCCAGGGTGGCGAGGAGCAGTTCTTCTATGTCTCCGGCGGTCTGATGGAAGTGCAGCCCCACGTGGTAACGGTGCTCGCGGATGCCGCGACCCGCGCCAAGGATCTGGACGAAGCCGCGGCCCAGGAGGCGATCAAGCGCGCCGAAGAGGCCATGAAGAACCAGGACGCGAAGATTGAGTACGCCACCGCTCAGGCCCAGTTGGCCGAGGCGGCGGCCCAGCTTCGCACCCTGCAGCGGGTACGCAAGACCCTCGGTCGCTGA
- a CDS encoding TfuA-like protein, with amino-acid sequence MHYDPARPRAVFLGPSLPLSEAKALLPGANYYPPVRLGDVYRLMGSGVHTLVLIDGLFDAVTPVWQRELLEALERGIRVIGAASMGALRAAELHPYGMEGVGQVFQWYRDGHIEGDDEVALMHAAEPPWRALSLPLVNIRHALAGAQAEGLLTPAQTESLLTLARNTFYGYRSTARLLRHARAQAWPRVDALAEYLRERAPDLKAEDARRALKRAGEPARPPVRWAVPARCAASAEQFRAAAHLRRGLWRADGHLYPGTVALKLLAAEPARLADLVSAVSKAFLLERALEARGVVCPAGFAEDYRRAWEARFVSGERADWLRANGLTEAEFHDGVGAYARLEWALADPARAGLVPRDDYPLLRGLLAEAGDFALSPSASVPGIVLAQAADPGLRLRLAEYRLLADWAQGEGIACPDAVLAEAWEALGLRPDQAAAAAGRGGQQLRRLVAERALADWLVAQGPVWLGWASWSADSALLARMQLSGEAGRRLPAHAELSP; translated from the coding sequence ATGCACTATGACCCCGCCCGCCCGCGTGCCGTGTTCCTCGGCCCCAGCCTGCCGCTGTCGGAGGCGAAAGCGCTGCTGCCCGGCGCCAATTACTACCCGCCGGTGCGCCTGGGCGATGTCTATCGGCTCATGGGCTCGGGGGTGCACACCCTCGTGCTCATCGACGGGCTCTTCGACGCCGTCACCCCCGTGTGGCAACGGGAGCTGCTCGAGGCGCTGGAGCGTGGTATTCGGGTGATCGGCGCGGCCAGCATGGGCGCGCTGCGCGCCGCGGAGCTGCACCCTTACGGCATGGAGGGCGTGGGCCAGGTGTTCCAGTGGTACCGTGACGGACACATTGAAGGCGATGACGAGGTGGCGCTGATGCATGCCGCCGAGCCGCCGTGGCGGGCTTTGTCGCTGCCTCTGGTGAATATCCGCCACGCCCTTGCCGGCGCCCAGGCCGAGGGCCTGCTGACCCCCGCGCAGACTGAATCGCTGTTAACGCTTGCCCGCAATACCTTCTACGGGTATCGCTCCACCGCCCGCTTGCTGCGCCATGCGCGGGCGCAGGCCTGGCCCCGGGTCGATGCGCTTGCCGAGTATCTGCGTGAGCGGGCGCCGGACCTGAAGGCCGAGGACGCCCGTCGCGCCCTGAAACGGGCCGGCGAGCCGGCGCGGCCGCCCGTGCGCTGGGCCGTCCCGGCGCGCTGTGCCGCAAGCGCCGAGCAGTTCCGCGCGGCGGCGCATCTGCGCCGCGGGCTATGGCGTGCGGACGGACATCTTTATCCGGGCACGGTGGCGCTGAAGCTGCTGGCGGCGGAGCCGGCGCGGCTGGCGGATCTGGTATCGGCCGTGAGCAAGGCGTTTTTACTGGAGCGCGCCCTGGAGGCCCGTGGCGTCGTCTGTCCGGCCGGGTTCGCCGAGGATTACCGGCGTGCCTGGGAGGCCCGCTTCGTGAGCGGCGAGCGCGCCGATTGGCTGCGCGCCAATGGCCTCACCGAGGCGGAATTTCACGACGGCGTGGGCGCTTATGCGCGCCTCGAATGGGCGCTGGCCGACCCGGCGCGCGCGGGGCTCGTGCCCCGGGACGATTATCCGCTGCTGCGTGGGTTGCTGGCCGAGGCCGGGGACTTTGCGCTGAGTCCCTCGGCAAGCGTGCCCGGGATAGTGCTGGCGCAAGCGGCCGACCCCGGCCTGCGACTGCGCTTGGCCGAATACCGGCTGCTGGCCGATTGGGCGCAGGGTGAGGGTATAGCCTGCCCCGACGCGGTGCTGGCCGAGGCCTGGGAGGCGCTGGGGCTCAGGCCGGATCAAGCGGCTGCGGCGGCTGGTCGCGGCGGGCAACAGCTGCGCCGTCTGGTGGCGGAGCGGGCACTGGCGGACTGGTTGGTGGCCCAGGGGCCGGTCTGGTTAGGCTGGGCGAGCTGGAGCGCGGATTCCGCACTGCTCGCCCGTATGCAATTGAGTGGCGAGGCCGGGCGCCGGCTCCCCGCCCATGCGGAGCTGAGCCCATGA